cctcccaagtgctgggattaaaggcgtcgccaccaccgcccggctgtgttttttatttatagaGAATATTAACAATGATCATTTAACACACTAGATGCACATCTGATGCATCTCTGTTTTGCGTCCTCCTTCTTTTATGGGAATATATTTGAATACTAAGTATTTGACATGAGAAGACTAGAGGCAAAACCCACAACTGTGACTTTCAGAAGATAAAACAACCTTTCcttcctatctgtctgtctgtctgtctgtctgtctatctatctatctaatctttttgtttgtttctttatttggctttttcagggtttctctatagctctggctgtcctggaactttctctgtagtctaggctgcaactcaaagatttgcctgcctctacctcctgaatgctgggattatgctGGGCAGTTCTCCTTTTAAGGCCTGAAGTTAGACCCACCAGGCTGCCAGGATGGGGTTCCCAGTCCCAAAGGCTTCCCTTCAATACAAcgctttgtccaccacagtaggcTGTTAGAAAAACCAGaagcacacaagcacatgtggGCGTATGAGAGCGCAATTGctcactgaagccagaagaggacatcagatcccctggaacctgacacaagtgctgggaaccaactttggattctctgaaagagcatcaaTCACTCTTtgtcactgaaccatcttcccaaccACTGCATCTCACTTTTATTTCTtcgtattgttttgttttaaatgcagGGGCATTGGGGTGAGGCTGTGGAACACAGGGCTCCCACATGCTCAGCAAGGCCTTTATCATTAAGCTACATTTCTAGCCCCATAGTGAGGCACATATCCAGATAGAGCCCCTCCCCATGGTGGGAAATGGGTGCTTCCCAACAACCCCTGTACCCATCACCCTcaaccctcttctctctttcttattgGAGAAATCCTGTAAGATACCACAAAAATCAGACATCAATTCCAAACACCCTAGACAAGATCAACACTTGTCCTGCAGGaagagcaaaaacaaacaaacaaacaaacaaacaaaaaaaaaccccaggagTTTATGATGATACAATGAGACCCTGGCTTTAAATGACACAAAGAAATCTGCTTCTCTTAAGGTTTAATAAGCACAGTAATTTAGTTCCCACAGAAAAGTGATTCTGAGGTGAGAGAAGAAATGATTAGAATAGAGGCCAGAGTAATGGAAATGGAGCTGATATAAGGGATTTGCTGAGAGAATCGGAGCTCAAATTTGCCTTTCATTCTGGTCTCTTGCTCAGAACTCTCTTTGGCTTCCTATTGTCCAGAGAGTAGTCCAGGTTGGTTGGAGGAGAATGCTTCTTATCATAAAGGCCCGTGGTCAGTTAGAAGAAGTCAAGATTCTTTGGCTCAGACACCAGCTGGCTTCTCTCAGCCAAGCAGTAGATTCACAGCGCCCCCTGCTGGCTCTCAGAAAGATTCGGGATCCGCAGGGATAAGTTGGTCCGGTGGCTCCAGACCAGTGTGAGGTCACTGCGCGCCCGCGCTCAGCGGCTCCACCCGCAGCCACAGCCCGCCTTCTGCGCGCAGGATCAGCTCTGGCTGCCTGCGCGGCTCCTTGTCATCTGGCAGGACGCGGAAGCGCAGCAGTGTCAGGGCCAGTGCCACCTTCATCTCGCTCATGGCGAAAGTCTGACCTATGCAGTTCCTGCGGGAGGACCAGATAAAAAACTATGACTGCGCCAGGACACAGCCAGGCACCGTGGAACCCAGGTCTCTGCAGAGCCTAGTCAGCATGAGAGCAGGAGGGACTGTGACGCGCCTGGGATCCCAACTGGACATCTGTGTCCTCAGAGGTCTTGCAGCCTCAGTGCCCAGTCCATACAGGCGGGACTCGAGCATAGAGCAGCAGCCCTTCTCTTTCTAATCCCTATTCTCCAGACCTTTGCAAATAACCTGAATAGAGGGCAGGAAGGAGAACCAGACCGGGACCATCCTAACGCCCTACTATTCCCACTGTCAGTCCTGTACTTTATTCACCCAAGCCCATTGGCCTTACCTGGGCCCCGCCGAGAAGGGAATAAATGCCAGAGGTGAGCTGTCTTTAATTCTTTCTGGGTCAAAGCGGAAGGGGTCATAGACCTGCATAAGATATTGAGCCAAGGTGGGTGAGTGACTACTTCCCAGTGTAACCAGGGACTGAGTCTTGTTCTGGGGAAGATGAGGTCTTATTTCCTAGGTCAAAGCCCCACTTCCTCCCTTAAAACCCCTACCCCACTATAGGGGATAAAGCAGGCAGCACCTCAGGGTCTGACCACACAGACGGGTTGTGATGAATTCCAAAGATGCTGATGAGGCAGATGATACCTGTGGGAGAAGGGGGTTTCACGACAAGACTCTGCTTGCCCAGGATCCTtcccccccagccccacccccatacTGCACCTTTGGGAATGGTCCGGCCGTCTGGGAGCACAATGTCCTGGGTGCAGCATCGGGAGATGACCGTGACTGGGGGGTGCAGCCGCAGACTCTCCTTGATGCACATGGTCAGGAAGGGCAGCTGGGCCAGGTCGTCCCTGAGGAAACCCCATAACTATTAACCAGGGAGCAAAAGGGGGCTGACAGTTCACGTGGGTCAGTGCAGTCTTTCCTCACAGTGATAAAGTAAGCCCTGTGTGGATCAGATTCGAGATAATTACAACAGTAGAAAATTAGAAAGTATTCTAAATGAAGACTGATCTCCTGCCAAGttgggacattttattttttaagtgtgtgtatgtgtgtgtgtgtgtgtgtgtgtgtgtgtgtgtgtacgggtcGGGGCCTCAGATCCACTGAGCTACTGATGGTTGCTACCAGACGTGGATGCTGAAAACCAAACTGTGCAAGAGTAAGAcatgcttttaacagctgagccaacCCTCTAGCTCCAGCACACTGCAATGCCCAGATATCACCTCTGAGCCCCTGAACATATCACTACAGTAAGATTTAGagtacaagagaaaaataaagtcatGGAAGAAGACATCCATTAGAGAGACAAGAGAGTGAGGGAAGTGCTTTCACTGAACACATGTAAAATATCACTTTCCCATGCAATTATCACTGCTCTATCAGAGACAGAAATTGGTCTGTTCCAAAGCCAAGACCCCTTTCCTTGCTAGTCAGGCTTGGTACTAGGTCTCTCCTCTAGGCTCAGATTCCTTGCCCATGAGCAAATGTAGGAGACAAAAAGAGATTCTTCCCCACTTGAGGAGGAGAGGGGCTCACTACTGTGCCAGGAAGACTTTTGCTCACCATTCAATCTCCTCAGGCTCACGGTCCCTCAGGAGCTCCTGCACCTCCTGCCGGCAGCGCTCCTGGTATTCTGGGTGCCTCGCCAGGTTGTACAGAATCCAGGAGAGCCCACTGGCTGTGGTGTCATGGCCTGAGGGACAAACAAGCAGGCATGGGTCTCCGAACTGCTTCAACACCACCTTGAGGACAGCGCCCAGGTAGTGAAATCCAGGAAAGGGTAGGAAAAGAATCAAGGAATAGAATAGAAGGATTCAGTGTCTTCCTGACAAGTCTCAAGAAGGATAAATTCCTGCCTCCTCTCTGTCCCACAGTGGGACCCTCACCCTCAAACATGAAGGTGTCAGCTTCTGCTCTGATGTCCTCATCCGACAGCTCCTTTCCATCTTCATCCTGGAGACAAAGCAAGACCACCCAAATCAGAGCAGTTCTGAAAATCCCTGTGTTTAAACTATGGCACTCCCAGGAGATCATGTCCACCTCTTGTCTGTTGCTATTGGTACAGTCTGAACTTCCTGGCTCTCTGCTGGGTATCCTGTCTCCCGTGTTGCCTGCAGTTGGAGGAGTCAACAACTCACACAGAAATGTCACCATGTTTCTACATGATGGagaatttctgaggaactgataGTGACTTGGTATGGGAGATGGCTGCATACTAACTTGCCTTGGAAATTAGAAGTAAAGCTTTACTCTAAAGACTCACATTCTAAAGTGCTATAAATCCAGGGAACCCTATGTCCCAGGGAAACATCTCATTTGCATGTCTAGACTTTGTCCTGGAAAGAGCCGGTTTAGCTCCAGAATAaaattccctctctccctttctttgtctctcttctttctttcacttattcCTCCAACCCTCTCTCTTTGCTCACTATTTAACCCCTTGAGGGGAATTAGACTCAGGTGTCTGTTATTCTATGTGAACCACAGAATGAGAATGCACTGCCCTTTCTCTGTGGTGTAAACCTCACTGCACATAAAGGAAAATACCTCATCCCCCTAGAAAAGGGGGCACTGGTAATGGGGAGTCATTGTTACACGGTATTTTGGCTTTACCTTTTGCCATGACTAATAAAAGGGCTGCTGTGATCACTGATGTTGGGGAATTTGCTCACATTATTTGACACAGTGTCTTGCATCAGTAtccactctgcttcctgagaacCCACCTTGCTCAGCAGCAGCACATCAATGAAATCCAAAGTCTTGGCTTTGGCCTTAGACTTAAGGAAGTCATCCAAACCCTGATCTGGGAGGGTGCGGCGCCGCTCCCGGATGACGGCATCGGTGAACTCATGCACCAGGTTGCAGGCCTTATGGAAGCGCATCCCATCAGGGGTGAGGTTATACAGCAGGTCCATGTACATCAAAGGCTGCTGGTGCCTTTTGGCCACTAGGGCACTGAGCTCCAGGATGGCAGCAATATATTCACTGGACTTCCTGCAAGATTTAGGCAAAGGAGACAGCAATTTAACATATGTGAATCCCATGCCTCTTCCCATCAGCCAGGAGTCATTGGGAATGGAGTACCAGAAACAGTTGGCCACAGAGGCAGAGTGGAATGAGCCCTGAGAGTCAACTCTCAAAAAACTCATATTTCTGTGACCTGTTTCTACAACCCTATGCTCCCAAACTGCAGTGTGGCCAGCTCTCAATACTGACTTCCCATGAAGTCATGAAGACACTAGATGAGTTGCCAGTAGAAACAGTGACACTAGTAGGTGAGCTTAACCCTCGTACCTTCTGGAAAAGAATGAGACCCAAGCTGGATGAACAGtttaaggaaggagggagggaagtttGGATCCCAGAAGGAACTCAGTTTTAATCATGCTCATCATCAGTTCTACTGTAACTTAGAATATCCCCCTAGTATCCcctgaagatgtgtgtgtgtgtgtgtgtgtgtgtgtgtgtatgtgcgcgcgtgcgcgcgcgtgcatgtgtgcttgtgtatgtatatatttggggAGGGATTCaagactgagtttctctgtgtagccttggctatcctggaacttgctctgtagaccagtctagtCTAGCTTCGAACTaacagatctgtctgcctctgcatccagGGTAttaggattaagggcatgtgccattGTGCCCAGCAAAATAGCtagctagacagacagacagatgacagacagacgacagacagacagacagacagacagacaggcctggcctggcctacatagtgagctgtagggccaaggctacatagtgagaccttgtctcaaatttttaatttgtttttcttctatgtgCTTTGccttatgtatgtatgcacactgTATGTGTGCCTGGCACCCTTGAGGGACAGAAGTGTGTGTTGGTCAGCTgttactggagttacagatacttgTAAACTTCTATGAGTTTGCTAGGAGCCAAGCTCCAGTCCTTTACAAgtgccatccctccagcctcctgTGTGGGGTCTAGGGAGGAATTTAGGACATTGGGCATGCTCTTGATACGGATAGTCTGTCTGTTTCTGGATGCCATGAGGCTCAGACTATTTGAACGGGTGCTCCTAGCTGTGATGTGCTGTTACACAGCCTCAAAAGTAATGGAGCCACCTGACCATTGACTAAAGCtgctgaaaccatgagccaggaTAAGCCTTCCCTCAATTCAAGCTCTCTCAAGTACACATTGTTGGAAATATGACTAACACAAGCACGAACACCTTCATAGTTTTCCTGGAACCACAGGCTCAGAACATCTTTACCTGGCCTTACACTGGCCTTATGATCTAGACACTGCTGATCTCTTGAAGTTTGTTTTTTACTGTGTCTCCCCACTGCCTGTCCCACAAGTTGTGATTGCCACCATCTCTGTGGCTTTATTGAAACAATTCCATGACTTTCTCTTTTCCCACATCTTTAGTGCTGGTTCTGGGCTATGTCCTCTAGAGAGGCCACTTTGATTCCACTAAccaatcccccctccttttgGTTCACAGATCAGGTTTCGAGGCTCAGAAGAAGGACTCACTCCTGACAGTTGCTGTCAAAGCTGAAAAACACATTTCTGCAGACTGTCCAGAGTCATGGAGGCTGACATGCTCAAACATGTCCAGACGGGCATTGCCTTCTGAAATCAACCGTTGCCACTTGGCCTGGCAGAAGAAGATGGGGCTGGTGGTTGGACCTTGGCTCCTGGAGACTTTACCTAATTTCAACCCCTGACCCAGCTGTCTCATTTTATGCTTCAGCCACCCAAACCCAGGAATAGCCTAGTGTTTTGGAAAGAGGCGTTGTAACCCTGTATTCCAGCAACGTCACATGCATGATGTTGGTGCTGTCATTGAAAATCTTCACATAGGGTTTCAGGATGTTGAAATGGAAGGCGGGTGTCAGCATGCGACGGTGGCGGCTCCACTTGTCCCCAGCACTTATCAGGAGCCCATCCCCTGATACAGCAGCCATAGTATAAGGCAAGAGTAGCACCATTCCCTGACCTCCAAGGGTGTCCCTCGCCTGTCACCTGCAGGTACTCACCAAGCCAAGGCTTTAGGATGCTGTAGAATATCACATCCTTGAGTGCAACAGCAGCTGCCATGAACAAGGACAGACAGGTCATGGTGTGGGTGAGGACAGACTGTGGAAGGTGGGTGGGAACCCCTCCCAAAAGTCTGCACTTCCCTTCCAAAGTCCACATGCCAAAAACCAAGGATAGAGGAAGCAAAATGAGGTTGAaagtgagaaaagacagaagtagGCAACAGCAGTGTCAGCAGGTAAGACAAAATCATAGTTCAATACATCACATGATGCTGCCGTGCTACTACATGCCTTGTACATAACTAACATGTACGCCATACCTGACCGGCACAACTCTCTGGCATTTGTTGAAACCTAAGTCACTATCATCGAGGCACCCTAGGTATCTGAGATCCCCTGAACCGATATGGGACACATCACATGAACACATAAGGGTTAACATGGCATAGCATGGCCTTAGCACACGTAACTACCCTGACATGACGCCTCATGCTGTAACATGGACCAGATTATCTGGCAGACCTCACGTATACCTCAGACAAGCCTCTCCCAGGATTTGAGAATGGTCatgtgtggtggtgtgaatgagaGTGTGTTCCATAGGCAAATGTGTTTGAACATCTGTTCTCCAGATGGTGGCACAGTTTAGGGAGGTTTAGTAGGTGCTGCTTTGCTGAAGGAAGTACCTCACTTGGAGCAAGTTTCGAAAGTTCTTGGACTCTCCTTACTTTTTGATTGCTCTTCCTGCTTTGTGCTTATGGCTGAGTatatgatctctcagcttcctactCTTGTCACCAGGACTCTGTCACCATTATGTCTGTCACactctctctgaaactgtaatccaaaaataaattcttcttctATGAGTtccctttgtcatggtgttttatcacagcaacagaaaagtaactaaggcatgGTGGCTCTTGTAATTTCCAATACTTCAGAGGttttcaagcaaaaaaaaaaaaaaaaaatcaatccagaGTTTGGGGCTAGTTTTGATGgagtagcaaaacaaaacagtctccaaaaaaccaaaagctCCATTAATATCCTGAATGTGGCCTAGACTGTGACCCACTGATCCCACCTGGATGTTCTAAAGTCTTGCCTTAGATATGACTCTGATAAGGGGTCCATCATTTCTCAGTAGGACCCTGAGTCCTAGATCTCAGAAGCCCCCAAAGAGAGCCCAGCTGTGAAAAGCGAGATAAGAAAGCCTTTTCTAATGGCTTCTCACACAAATATTCAGGTCTGCAGCTAAGCACAGACACACCCATCTGCATGAAATTCCAGGCGaaacaaatatacatgcaaaacAAGAGATGGAAATGTAAACGTGAACCTGCAAGAGCTGTGACCATACAGATCGCATCGCACAGTTATGCTCACAACACAGGCAACATGATCAGACGTGAGacggaggacgtccatgtgagaAGGATATTGGGTTGTCACTGCCACagcccagcctgcctgcctgattCACATTGCATTATCAGCTGGAGGCATCACAGAGACCTCACTGGTGGGCAAGCTGGAGACAGTACAGTGTCCACTTGGAGTAAAAAGCATGGGCTCTGTGAAAGTGGCATGGTCCAGACTGGGGGATACTCAGTGGATGTAAGCACTTGCTGCATACGCCTGAGGATCAAAGCATGAATCCTCCAACCCAGATGTGGCAGCACATGTTTCTAACTCCAGATAAGATAGGAGCCAGGTGCAAGAGGGTTCTCTGTCTGCCCCGGATGCTTGAGATTCAGCTAGCATGCATCTACAGAAGCAAACCATgagggaccctgcctcaaacgAGGCAGAAGGCGAGGATCAAGgtgccctctgccctccacatgtatgctacaccatatgcatgcctgcaCTCACACAAATATGCCCtctcacaaatatttttaaaagtaaagtggGGTGGCTGATTCGGGTCTTCAAGTTCCAGGGCACACTTGAAATAATTTGGCAGCCAGAGTGTCAGACCCATGCCTGGCAAATGACAAAGCTGTGGTGATCCATCTCTTGGCCTATCCCAAGATGGGAAGACAAGAACGCAAAAGTAGGAAGCTAGGCTGTGCTAGGGGGGATTTCTGGGCTCTGAGAAGATACAACGTAAGATGATCAAAGGACAGGGTGGAAAGATGCCCTCAGAGTTCGGTAGTATAGAAATAACAGACCAGATCCTCCAACAGCTACACATCCTTTCCTTGCTCTAAGCAtaagaatgtttctttttctggttcTAGGTCTGAGTGTTAGATGTTTCTGATGACCACTGGGCCACATTCTGATGACCACTGGCTTCAACATTCCTACTCAAACCTGAAGACATGGCTTAAGCAACAGTTCCTCCAGGAAGCATTCACATACATCCTAACAGAGACCACACCCTCCACTCAACTGTCAG
Above is a window of Arvicanthis niloticus isolate mArvNil1 chromosome 22, mArvNil1.pat.X, whole genome shotgun sequence DNA encoding:
- the LOC143435946 gene encoding LOW QUALITY PROTEIN: leukotriene-B4 omega-hydroxylase 3-like (The sequence of the model RefSeq protein was modified relative to this genomic sequence to represent the inferred CDS: deleted 2 bases in 2 codons), which translates into the protein MKELTQLVGTYPQGFMMWIGPMVPVITLCHPDIVRSILNASAAVALKDVIFYSILKPWLGDGLLISAGDKWSRHRRMLTPAFHFNILKPYVKIFNDSTNIMHAKWQRLISEGNARLDMFEHVSLMTLDSLQKCVFSFDSNCQEKSSEYIAAILELSALVAKRHQQPLMYMDLLYNLTPDGMRFHKACNLVHEFTDAVIRERRRTLPDQGLDDFLKSKAKAKTLDFIDVLLLSKDEDGKELSDEDIRAEADTFMFEGHDTTASGLSWILYNLARHPEYQERCRQEVQELLRDREPEEIEWDDLAQLPFLTMCIKESLRLHPPVTVISRCCTQDIVLPDGRTIPKGIICLISIFGIHHNPSVWSDPEVYDPFRFDPERIKDSSPLAFIPFSAGPRNCIGQTFAMSEMKVALALTLLRFRVLPDDKEPRRQPELILRAEGGLWLRVEPLSAGAQ